One Microbacterium sp. No. 7 genomic window carries:
- a CDS encoding phage major capsid protein: MTAIDLTCENRLEVNPFVTERKYLRMTEMVGALAQGGFAAQRAEVDLAESLATTDASFSLTHLLNVRNLEQFDKAERHWTKIADVETVDNFEPVTFESFWIDLGDQLKYGKGNKGKAGVSPRVAEGDTYQYTSGYSEENVKAAIEKRGFKYGVTLERLLSRLRPLIRRLPDDMLQIALDTDEFLVFQALQDGATASASVSQLKAGTAPISGASISATAGFSVDALRLGLQQISTRKVNNRKVVLAPRYWVVVAPGLGETVEAEIAKAKQLRTIEEPAPGSKTFVYGAPPVGNLGKIEGVIESEWIESSTAWYVTPAAGTTRRPGLKKLQLSGRTAPEVLVNNFTGTLLRGGNGSSPFDLAHFDNDSVDLKLRQFTNAASITHDQMFWSPGA, encoded by the coding sequence ATGACCGCCATCGACCTGACTTGCGAGAACCGCCTCGAAGTCAACCCGTTCGTCACCGAGCGGAAGTACCTGCGGATGACCGAGATGGTCGGCGCCCTGGCGCAGGGCGGCTTCGCCGCTCAGCGCGCGGAGGTCGACCTGGCGGAGTCGCTGGCGACCACGGACGCCTCGTTCTCGCTGACGCACCTGCTCAACGTCCGCAACCTGGAGCAGTTCGACAAGGCCGAGCGGCACTGGACGAAGATCGCCGACGTGGAGACCGTCGACAACTTCGAGCCGGTGACCTTCGAGAGCTTCTGGATCGACCTGGGCGATCAGCTCAAGTACGGCAAGGGCAACAAGGGCAAGGCGGGCGTCTCGCCGCGCGTGGCCGAGGGTGACACCTACCAGTACACGAGCGGCTACTCCGAGGAGAACGTCAAGGCCGCCATCGAGAAGCGCGGTTTCAAGTACGGCGTCACGCTGGAGCGCCTGCTCTCGCGCCTGCGCCCGCTGATTCGCCGCCTGCCGGACGACATGCTCCAGATCGCCCTGGACACCGACGAGTTCCTGGTCTTCCAGGCCCTCCAGGACGGCGCCACCGCCAGTGCGTCGGTCTCGCAGCTCAAGGCGGGCACTGCGCCCATCTCGGGCGCTTCGATCTCGGCAACGGCGGGCTTCTCGGTCGACGCCCTGCGCCTGGGTCTCCAGCAGATCTCGACGCGCAAGGTGAACAACCGCAAGGTCGTCCTCGCCCCCCGCTACTGGGTCGTGGTCGCACCCGGCCTCGGCGAGACGGTCGAAGCCGAGATCGCCAAGGCGAAGCAGCTGCGCACGATCGAAGAGCCGGCCCCCGGCTCGAAGACGTTCGTCTACGGCGCCCCGCCCGTCGGCAACCTCGGCAAGATCGAGGGCGTCATCGAGAGCGAGTGGATCGAGAGCAGCACCGCCTGGTACGTCACGCCCGCTGCGGGCACGACGCGCCGTCCGGGGCTCAAGAAGCTCCAGCTGTCGGGCCGCACGGCGCCTGAGGTGCTGGTGAACAACTTCACCGGGACGCTCCTGCGTGGCGGCAACGGGTCGAGCCCCTTCGATCTGGCCCACTTCGACAACGACAGCGTGGACCTGAAGCTGCGCCAGTTCACCAACGCGGCCAGCATTACCCACGACCAGATGTTCTGGTCGCCCGGCGCCTAA
- a CDS encoding acyltransferase family protein → MPSGAAIGSGAKADTSHFRLDIQGLRAVAVLVVFADHMFGWPAGGFLGVDVFFVISGFLITGLLLREYDRTGRISFKRFYVGRLKRIVPAATVVILFTLAFSWALFTNQRAATVTWDGLWAFLFGANWRFAATGTDYFQQGGAVSPLQHYWSLSVEEQFYFIWPWLLLGLLVLFARRGPLSDKRARIIAGSTIGVISMASFGWALLQSASQPTVAYFSTFTRGWELGVGALIAIAAPLVAGIPTKLRTIMAYAGLVGIFAACFVITPESAWPAPWALLPVASTALVIMSGVGQPAPYMVPLTNRVSVFVGNISYSLYLWHFPVIIFGHALYPNAGIWVYIGIAIVGFALATAQYYALEVPIWKSPLWSGKKGSWRRWRYDHIDGIKYGSASAFVVLSIAVVGTTFAPSPVTIAVQEPRPTPSTSETTAAPETAMSLLSSHIVDGLRAQTWPASLTPSIDEVGPDSKAQAWVGDGCLALERGAESDPSETAARCLYGDPEAPNTAVLAGDSMAISWLPAVLGALGPDWSVRVLTMQQCPFASVSVQKGDGSTHEECDTFHAITRALIQELSPDLVILSQADTTLGRVLGAQSEHEAAGMVSAATVETVQSYATAAARVVILGAPQSIPNILDCYSATSEPSACIGRVQSLHGTNERLLAESIAGLGNAAFVSATPFHCWREECPPFIDGYIVMADGAHLSQAYSARLGDPLRDALFTGQD, encoded by the coding sequence ATGCCATCTGGTGCTGCAATTGGGAGCGGCGCGAAGGCCGACACATCGCACTTCCGGCTAGACATACAGGGCCTGCGGGCGGTCGCCGTGCTCGTCGTGTTCGCCGATCACATGTTCGGATGGCCCGCCGGCGGCTTCCTGGGCGTCGACGTGTTCTTCGTGATCTCCGGGTTCCTCATCACCGGCCTGCTCCTGCGTGAGTACGACCGGACGGGCCGGATCTCGTTCAAGCGGTTCTATGTTGGGCGGCTCAAGCGGATCGTCCCCGCGGCGACCGTCGTGATTCTGTTCACGCTCGCGTTCTCGTGGGCGTTGTTCACGAACCAGCGCGCTGCGACGGTGACGTGGGACGGCTTGTGGGCGTTCCTCTTCGGGGCCAACTGGCGGTTCGCCGCTACGGGCACCGACTACTTCCAGCAGGGCGGCGCCGTCTCGCCGTTACAGCACTACTGGTCCCTGTCCGTCGAGGAGCAGTTCTACTTCATCTGGCCCTGGCTCCTGCTCGGGCTCCTCGTTCTCTTCGCGCGTCGCGGCCCCCTGAGCGACAAGCGAGCGCGGATCATCGCCGGATCGACCATCGGCGTCATCTCCATGGCGTCGTTCGGGTGGGCGCTCCTACAGTCCGCATCGCAGCCGACGGTCGCGTACTTCTCGACCTTCACTCGCGGATGGGAGCTGGGTGTCGGTGCGCTCATCGCGATCGCAGCACCCCTGGTCGCCGGCATCCCCACCAAGTTGCGGACGATCATGGCGTACGCGGGTTTGGTGGGCATCTTCGCCGCCTGCTTCGTCATCACACCCGAATCAGCATGGCCCGCACCGTGGGCATTGTTGCCCGTCGCGTCGACGGCGCTTGTCATCATGTCAGGCGTCGGTCAGCCCGCCCCTTACATGGTGCCGTTGACGAACCGCGTGTCCGTCTTCGTCGGCAACATCTCGTACAGCCTCTACCTCTGGCACTTTCCCGTCATCATCTTCGGGCACGCCCTCTACCCAAATGCCGGGATCTGGGTGTACATCGGGATCGCGATTGTGGGATTCGCGCTCGCCACCGCCCAGTACTACGCGCTTGAGGTTCCTATCTGGAAGAGCCCGCTTTGGAGTGGCAAGAAGGGCTCGTGGCGACGCTGGCGATATGACCACATCGATGGCATCAAGTACGGATCGGCGTCGGCGTTCGTCGTCCTGTCGATCGCTGTCGTCGGTACGACTTTCGCGCCATCGCCCGTTACCATAGCGGTGCAAGAGCCACGCCCGACACCCTCTACATCTGAAACCACCGCTGCGCCCGAGACGGCCATGAGCCTGCTCAGCTCGCACATCGTCGATGGCCTGCGTGCACAGACTTGGCCAGCAAGCCTCACCCCGTCAATTGATGAGGTGGGCCCCGACTCGAAAGCGCAGGCCTGGGTCGGCGACGGATGTCTCGCGCTCGAACGCGGCGCAGAATCTGACCCGAGCGAGACGGCCGCGCGTTGTCTCTACGGTGACCCTGAGGCACCGAACACTGCGGTGCTTGCAGGCGACTCGATGGCGATCAGCTGGCTACCCGCGGTGCTGGGCGCTCTCGGGCCGGATTGGTCAGTGCGCGTGCTCACTATGCAGCAATGCCCGTTCGCATCTGTGAGCGTTCAGAAGGGCGATGGGAGCACGCACGAGGAATGCGACACATTCCACGCCATAACGCGAGCGCTCATCCAAGAGCTATCTCCCGATCTAGTCATCCTTTCCCAGGCAGACACAACGCTCGGTCGCGTCCTCGGCGCGCAGTCCGAACATGAAGCCGCGGGAATGGTTAGTGCGGCAACCGTTGAGACAGTACAGAGCTACGCCACAGCGGCCGCGCGCGTGGTGATCCTTGGCGCACCTCAGAGTATTCCAAACATTCTGGATTGCTACTCTGCGACTAGTGAGCCATCCGCATGTATCGGCAGGGTGCAAAGCCTGCATGGGACCAACGAGAGGCTATTGGCGGAAAGCATAGCGGGCCTCGGCAATGCCGCCTTTGTCTCGGCTACACCGTTCCACTGCTGGCGTGAAGAATGCCCTCCTTTCATTGATGGCTATATAGTCATGGCCGACGGCGCGCATCTATCCCAGGCGTACTCCGCGCGTTTGGGTGATCCGCTCAGAGATGCACTGTTCACCGGCCAAGACTAG